The following nucleotide sequence is from Chaetodon auriga isolate fChaAug3 chromosome 19, fChaAug3.hap1, whole genome shotgun sequence.
ACATATACATTTATAAAACGCTTCTCCTGTAGCTTCAATCTCCAAGATGAGATCTGTCATAGGAAATTTTCATGGGCACACAGGAGGGATCCACTGACGTCTGCATCCCTGGGTAACAGCTCCACCCAGTGGAGAACTGTGGTAATGACAAAGAGCTTCCTGAAGACTGGAGCTCCTCCACACAGACTAGaaaagctgagacagagagcagaattTATGCAATAAATATGTAAAAGTTAAATGTAccagttttattgtatttttatatatttgtagCCACACATGAATAAAGTATAGCTATTTTTTACTTCACAAGAGGTCTTCTCTATAATGGATGACTCTTCACTTGAATAGGAGTCTATCACTTCAGAGATAAATGATCTAACAGCCTCATTACATTACCATTATAGAACACTCCATTGGCTGGAATGGTTACATGAGCATTGTATTTACCTTTTTGCTCTTTGTGCTTTGCGTAAGATGTgcttaaacaaaacaacaaaacgtTTCCTTGCATCAGTTGGACAATGAAGGCCTGATTCACAGTCTTCTCCAAACAGCCGATGTTACATGTGTCTGCTGCCTGCACGCTGTGATTTAtgtgggctctaatctgaggtgcCATTATGAacttatcctctgcagcagatttcactcttggtcttcctttccTGTGGTGGAGAGCCAGTTTCAGTATAGTATTTGGGGGTATTTTTGCAGCTGCACTTGAAGATACATTTAAAGTTCTTCAAATAATCCACAATGAGTGACCTTCATGTCTGAaagtaatgaataaaaatgagaatAATTGGTACAAATGTGAAGTCCATTACATATCTTGGCTTGTTGGTTAAATTTAGCAAAAGACGTAATTAGAAAACTTCCAGATCAAACAGGAAAATTCCGGTGACGTCAGCTCTGCAGAGTAACAGCTCCACCCAGTGGAGAGTTGTGGTAACGACAGGAAAGTTCCTGAAGATTCTGGCCCTCCTCCAGTTACAATATAAAAGCTGGGCCAGTCCCACCACTGAGACAGAAAGCAACACAAGCAACACAGAAGAGAACAGACACTTTAACAGTGTTTCATCCCACAACAAGAGGACTCGACACTGAACACGCGCTGAAGATGCTGTGCTCTTATGGATTCCAGTCTGCCCTCAGTCCATTCATGGACGTCCACTGGCCTGTACGCACACTGTGGCCAGAGGTCAAACCTCTGCTctaccagcagcagagaaacctgcaggagctgtgcagcagtctggagctgatggaCAAACTTCAGCACAGGATCCTGGAGGAGACGGAGCCTTTCCAAACCAGTGAGGCCGGACGGCCGCTCTCCTACCAGCTGGAGAAACAGGGAGAGCCCTTTGTCCTGACCCTGAACGCCCAAGGCTTTTCCCCAGAGGAGCTGTCTGTCAGGCAGGTGGGCAGGAGGCTGAGAGTCAGCgggaagacagagaagaagcaggaggacgAGAAAGGCCTCTACTCATACAGACGGCAGGAGTTCAGACAGGAGTTCGATCTGCCTGAAGGACTGAACCCTGAAGACGTCGCCTGCTACCTGGCTCCAGACGGGAAGCTCCACATCCAGGAGGCCAAAGCTCCACgtgtggaggaggctgagagagagcTGACTGTCGAGAGGAGCTcggaggagaaaacacagcagcagagtgtgtgttcacagacagaggacagcagcacagaggcagacagcagcacacaggacacacctgaaaacatggACTCTGCTTCtgataatgtattttaaatatgtGTTTTATACAAATGTGAAATGGTGATCATATAAGCTTTTGTACATCAGCAGATGAGTATAATCAATCCATTTATTAAAAGCCTTATTATTAGCCTTATGTTTTCCTTTagcattttcattattattttaaatgtgtggCCAAAAACCACAGAAGCATATTTAAATCAGTACAGGATAAAAACTGAAGACCCAAGCTCTTACTTATGCCTTTTATCTCTTTATCAGTGGATCTGCATTGAGAACACAATACACAGATTACAACATCTTTATTTTACAAAGATAATCatgtgaaaagtgaaataaattgattttaatTCACAGTACAGTACCTAGTACAGTACCTACATTTTCTTCTTGTGGGCTTTCGGAATTTCCCCTCCCTTTTATCACTACATTGCAGATTGTCTCTTCACATGGTTTAAGTCTGGAAAAGGATAAAATAAAGGAGTGAACAGAGTGAAGGGTGTAGTAGCCAATTAGCATCCACTAGATGTCATATTTAGGCCAGTAAACTGCTCTGATGGTTGCTGTCATGGGATCTCCTTCCTGTCACTCTGTCCTCATATAGGCACCATGTTCCCAATGCAAATGATCAAGTCGCTGACGGGGCAATGAGTATTTAGGGTCCTCTGTTTTAGCAGCTACTTTATGATTCATAAAGTCTGCAAAAAGGtcgttttttttccagtttgatgAAAAGAGACATTGCGCATTTTCTCTCGATTGCGTTTAGTGATACACTAAATATGTGCAGTCACCACACACTCATAATGACAATTCATTTTTTGTCTCATCTGGTGTGTTACAGTTTCCACAGATGTTTGAATTTGTCTAATTGTCCGAGTTTCACCTCTATGGGCCTCGAAAAATGAGTCAACTGAGACAATCTGCGAGGCCATAATGACTCACTCTTCATCACCATgtgaaaaaacattaaaagcaacattAACCAAAGTACTAATGTTGTAGCACTATTAATGACCTCTCCCACCcgttttttattctttttctccccctgcattgtttacatgttAATGTCAGCTGTTACCATCGGCGCTCGGTCTCTCCCTGTGGCTCCTGTCTGGCTGTCAAGGCTTTTCTTTCCCAAGAATAGACGGATTGTCCCGTAAACGTGGCAGCACAGGGGTGGAGGAGCTGCTTTAGGGACTCACTGagcttttgtttaattttctatttgtggagctgctctttgtttttcaggaaaGTGCTGACAGATCACTTCTTCGCTGGATCTTTAAAAAGCAGAGGGTgccctcctcttctgctcctcattttctccacatCTCAGCTTGCCTCTGAATTCCTGCTTTCATCTCCtatcatttcctctcttcttgtCTTCGGTCTTCACCTCCCTCGTGCCACTTccatctcctcctttcctctcctctccatcctctccactcCCTCTCAGACAGTTAGGTGGGGCATTGCCGTGACATCCCCTTTACTCACTATCCTTTGCTTTCATCTCTTCAATTCTAATGCAAGATGCTGAGTGCCGCAAAACACATGGGAACATTTACTgactcttttatttcttctttcctccagGCCCATTTTCttcccaccccctccccccatccTCCTATCATCCTTCTTTACTAAAATCTTActctttactctctctctcttcacctccttcccTTCCACATACTCATGTCCCTCCAGATTTTTCCCCTCCTAACCCTTCCACTCATTTCCCTGTCGTCTCAGACACTTTAACTGGCTCTTAATCAACGGGGTGTGTTTGAAGCAGACGGCTTTTATTGCCATTACAAAAGCCAATGAGTCAGccttgtgtgtgtatacgtgtatgtgtgtggctgtctgcATCTGTTTATGCTAAAAGGGATGTAGTATGAAGGCAATATGGTGCCTTACCAAATCTGATACCAATGAGTGTGCATTGATccaacaaataaaagcagcatggTGCACTTTAAAGATCCAGTTGGTCAAACGCTGAGTGTTTTGCTGAGAAATTAAATAACTTTCTAGTACGGTTGTGTTTTCCTGATGCATGCACAAAGGTTGCATTGTGCCTAAACCTCCTGGAagcatgcaggtaaacacaaacacacaacctccGACGCCAGTCCTTTCCCATTTGAGCACACCTCATAAAGCAGTCAGTGTGGGTGTGTTACAGGCGGTGCTGTGAGAACAATAAAAATGCTGTTGAAATGTACGTTTTCCGAGAGCACCACTGTTTATTGTGTCGAATTTTGTTTCAGTTCCTTTTGTGAGCATTTTACACACTATGGATTAAAAGGAAACTTGTCCAGTTTATGGGGAGAACAGCTCGGCTCGTGAAAACAGTTGTGTCGTGCCTTCTGTGGTTTGAAAGGGAGCTTTCTAAAGTCTGacaaaataaccctgatgatgtcacgaTGATGTCAACAGGAATAGCTCGACGTGGAGACTACAGCTTTCCAACAGATGGACTGTATACTCTTCCTAAGTATGATGTCAAATTGCGTTCCAGCTGCATGGTATGTGAATTCTGCGTATGTGAGAAATGCTCGGATGTGTTTAGGTTTTGAACATTGGCAGTTTTACAAAAATTGATTCTTCTTCAGAGCGAAGAAGCGCCATTATCGCTTATGTGGTCATGctgacagacagtcacacagaccactgcagccaacacagcagacaaCTTGACATTTCTATTCACTGTATCATatatattgtgtttattttccattatCATTACAGTTAAGAGCTTTATAAGTTTATTGTAGGGAGCTGGAAAGCACATTTGATCACCCACAGCACTTGTTTGTCATCCAGCgttttgcagaatcatccagTATTGCCATTCTTCTGTTGCAGTACGTGTATTCATATTGGTACAAAGCTTAACATCAGCTAATAAGACTGTCCTCACCAGGACTGACGACATGAAACTGCAGCATTACTATAGTGTACAAGTTGTCTGACTTTAGATGTTCACACATCCTCCTTGGACAAAAGTTAATGTTTTCTTCaaaccatcaccaccatcttTACCTAACCTACCCCAAGTTCTTTTAATACCCAACCCTGAGAAAACCTTACCCATAACAGACCAGAAAACAGCCATTTATGATGCATTGTGCAAGGCACCTATAAATTTTTTTGGCCTGTCAGTAGATGTGccagatcagaaaatgctcaaaTATAATATTTCAATCAGTTGGATAAAGTTAAAATTGCACTGTATGAGGCCTGTACTATTAGTAACACTATCATGCATCAGCAATATAAAGCGTCATTGTATTATTGTTGACTCTCTGTAGCAACATTCTGCAGACATGAAAAGACCAACGTTGGAGTTGTATAGCTGATGTGTTTATTCTGAGTCTGTGCCCTTTTCGAGGAACATTACAGCAGGTACATGACAAAATTTCCTCTGTTACCTATTGTGACAACTTCATATATGCAGCGAAAAGGTCACATATTATTCTAAATTGTGCTCACAAAGAGTGGCTTCTGTagcacgcgtgcacacacacacacacgcacatactaACACATATTTCCTGTGTGACTTCGAGGGTCTCTGGTATTTGAACAGATGTGGGCAGACTGAGCGTGCCTAGATTCCCCCCCCCTGACCTGAACGTGCACTTCCTGCTCCGAAAGCTAACACCCAGAGAGAACAATCGTAGTCTGTACCCTCTgaacacatgcgcacacacacaggggtcaGCATGCaagccataaacacacataaaaacacatgctcACGGATACTTTGAGGAATGGACTTTGTAGACATGCAAcacaccccccccacacacacattcacaaagcagttagtgtgtgttgttgtcagaTGAGGTgaaagtgagagtgaaccagTGTTTCACCGATATCAGGACATTCACCCCCCCATGATGTGTCTCagcgtacacacacatttaatcaacTTCTTTCAGTTCTTGGATTTTTAGAGCGTCTGCGTTGCCTAATGTGTCATACTGAAATGCTTAAGCACAAGTTTGCGTATGTTAAGGTTGaagctgtgtctctgtgagcGTTACATCAACTGATATGTGGCAATATGATCCAGTTCTCAGGCGGGAGATGCTGAGTACTTTCTCTGTACGAACGTGAGAagtcaagaaaataaaagctgagatGAATAACTCAGGTCAAAgtgtgaggagagagacagaccagagagaaaatatgaaaacaggaGAGCAGGAATATGAGAACTGcatggaaaaacagaggaggagagtgtgaaGAGAAATATGTGTCTTCAATTAAGATTAAATATACTGAGGAGACAAAGCGAGACAAATGAatttgaaataaagaaagacaaatTGGATCAAAGGGAATAAGTGAattggacaaacaacacagagactCTAATActcaggaaagagaaaagaaatagacaaaaacagtgagctggagcagaagaaaaaaaaaaaaacagacgaAGAGGTCATGGACTGTAAGCTGAATTTGTGCCAGTTAAGACAGAATGGAAAACTAGAGCCAGTACTACAGGGGGAGGGGCAgattaacaacacacacagggacactaTCATCAAAATGAAACTACTCCTTTTTCACCCATCTGTTTTTAGAATTTGACATGCATAACTACTGATCagacataaataaatgactAGGGATTTAAAAATAGTAAGAAACAGCCATATCCAATGTGGTTTCACTGGTAAAAGGTTGGCGAGTTAGCAAAGGACAACTACACAACACGAGCAATAAAATGTGGAGTTATGACACAGAAGTTCAAGTG
It contains:
- the LOC143338152 gene encoding heat shock protein 30-like produces the protein MLCSYGFQSALSPFMDVHWPVRTLWPEVKPLLYQQQRNLQELCSSLELMDKLQHRILEETEPFQTSEAGRPLSYQLEKQGEPFVLTLNAQGFSPEELSVRQVGRRLRVSGKTEKKQEDEKGLYSYRRQEFRQEFDLPEGLNPEDVACYLAPDGKLHIQEAKAPRVEEAERELTVERSSEEKTQQQSVCSQTEDSSTEADSSTQDTPENMDSASDNVF